A genome region from Populus alba chromosome 5, ASM523922v2, whole genome shotgun sequence includes the following:
- the LOC118045771 gene encoding SUMO-conjugating enzyme SCE1 isoform X2 translates to MKFPVIITCLLYLGMDLHSQMQLTWLRIAAVPVNLSTDWEGGYFPLTLNFSEDYPSKPPKCKFPQGFFHPNVYPSGTVCLSILNEDSGWRPAITVKQILVGIQDLLDQPNPADPAQTEGYHLFIQDAAEYKKRVRQQAKQYPSLV, encoded by the exons ATGAAATTCCCAGTGATCATAACTTGTCTTCTCTATCTTGGCATGGACTTGCACAGCCAGATGCAACTTACCTGGTTGAGAATTGCTGCTGTGCCTGTCAATTTATCA ACTGATTGGGAAGGTGGTTACTTTCCTCTTACACTCAACTTCAGTGAAGATTATCCTAGCAAGCCGCCGAAGTGTAAATTTCCTCAGGGGTTCTTCCACCCTAATGTATATCCATCTGGAACTGTTTGCCTGTCAATCCTTAATGAGGACAGT GGATGGAGACCAGCCATCACAGTGAAGCAGATTCTTGTGGGTATCCAGGACTTGCTGGACCAGCCAAATCCTGCTGATCCTGCTCAAACTGAAGGTTATCATCTGTTTATCCAG GATGCTGCAGAGTACAAGAAAAGAGTGCGCCAGCAAGCTAAGCAATACCCTTCTCTTGTCTAA